The Sphingomonas sp. KR3-1 genome contains a region encoding:
- a CDS encoding cation diffusion facilitator family transporter: MAAGPKACSTREYLAVTNLARRAAIASVCSALLLGGLKAWAVVQTGSVAVLASLADSVLDLFASLVTLGGVHWAAQPADEKHRFGHGKAEALAALLQVVVIAVSALAILIRAIDRFRTGDIAASPESGIAVSLVAIAVTLALTRYQAHVVRQTRSVAIGTDRIHYTSDLLLNASVIAALLLDAWGLRGADPLFGIAIAFWLLFGAWRASEAAIDQLMDKEWPEEKRNAFVEVAARNPALRSLHDLRTRSSGNLDFVQFHIAMNPAMTILEAHDVVEALEKELCAAFPGTEILIHVDPEGHVDEPENPMIEANLLKDAP; this comes from the coding sequence ATGGCGGCTGGTCCGAAGGCCTGCTCTACCCGTGAGTATCTGGCCGTGACCAACCTCGCCCGCCGCGCCGCCATCGCCAGCGTCTGCAGCGCGCTGCTGCTCGGCGGGCTCAAGGCATGGGCCGTCGTCCAGACCGGCTCGGTCGCGGTGCTCGCCAGCCTGGCCGATTCGGTGCTCGACCTGTTCGCTTCTTTGGTCACCCTGGGCGGCGTCCATTGGGCGGCGCAGCCGGCCGACGAGAAGCACCGCTTCGGGCACGGCAAGGCCGAGGCGCTCGCCGCGCTGCTCCAGGTCGTCGTCATCGCCGTCTCGGCGCTCGCCATCCTGATCCGCGCGATCGATCGCTTCCGCACCGGCGACATCGCTGCCTCGCCCGAATCTGGCATTGCGGTGAGCCTGGTCGCGATCGCCGTCACGCTCGCGCTCACCCGCTACCAGGCGCATGTCGTCCGCCAGACCCGCTCGGTCGCGATCGGCACCGATCGGATCCATTATACCTCCGACCTGCTGCTCAATGCCTCGGTGATCGCCGCGCTGCTGCTCGATGCCTGGGGGCTGCGCGGCGCCGACCCGCTGTTCGGCATCGCCATTGCCTTCTGGCTGCTGTTCGGCGCCTGGCGCGCGTCCGAAGCCGCGATCGACCAGCTGATGGACAAGGAATGGCCCGAGGAGAAGCGGAACGCATTCGTCGAGGTCGCGGCGCGCAACCCCGCGCTCCGGAGCCTGCACGACCTGCGCACGCGCTCGAGCGGCAACCTCGACTTCGTCCAGTTCCACATCGCGATGAATCCGGCGATGACGATCCTCGAGGCGCATGACGTGGTCGAGGCGCTGGAGAAGGAGCTGTGCGCGGCATTCCCCGGCACCGAGATCCTGATCCATGTCGATCCCGAGGGCCATGTCGACGAGCCCGAAAACCCGATGATCGAAGCCAATCTGCTGAAGGACGCCCCGTGA
- a CDS encoding PhzF family phenazine biosynthesis protein: MILPFAQIDAFADRAFTGNQAAVMPLGEWLADDVLQAIAEENNVAETAFLLPDASGAADFELRWFTPAVEVALCGHATLASGHFILSADPARDGVTFRTRKAGVLEVRRDGDAYAMALPAYPPEPAEVPGLLDALGVDLGETWQHPNGYDLTVLDSAEAVLALKPDFKALAAIGHTLNIVTAPGKGTDVISRVFAPAAGIDEDPVTGSAHSVLTPYWARRLGRDTFSAFQASKRGGHVACGLAGDRVILGGKCVTVIVGEFAL; encoded by the coding sequence GTGATCCTGCCTTTCGCCCAGATCGACGCCTTTGCCGACCGTGCCTTCACCGGCAACCAGGCCGCGGTGATGCCGCTCGGCGAATGGCTGGCCGACGACGTTCTCCAGGCGATCGCCGAGGAGAACAATGTCGCCGAGACCGCCTTCCTCCTCCCCGATGCCAGCGGCGCGGCCGATTTCGAGCTGCGCTGGTTCACTCCCGCGGTCGAGGTCGCCTTGTGCGGCCATGCCACGCTGGCGAGCGGCCATTTCATCCTCTCCGCCGATCCGGCGCGCGACGGCGTCACCTTCCGCACCCGCAAGGCCGGCGTGCTCGAAGTGCGCCGCGACGGAGATGCCTATGCCATGGCGCTCCCCGCCTATCCGCCCGAGCCCGCAGAAGTCCCCGGCCTGCTCGACGCGCTCGGCGTCGATCTCGGCGAGACCTGGCAGCATCCGAACGGCTATGACCTGACCGTGCTCGACAGCGCCGAGGCGGTGCTGGCGCTCAAGCCCGATTTCAAGGCGCTCGCCGCGATCGGCCACACGCTCAACATCGTCACCGCGCCCGGCAAGGGCACCGACGTGATCAGCCGCGTCTTCGCCCCCGCCGCCGGCATCGACGAGGATCCGGTCACCGGCTCGGCGCATTCGGTGCTGACGCCCTATTGGGCCAGGCGCCTCGGCCGCGACACGTTCAGCGCCTTCCAGGCGAGCAAGCGCGGCGGCCATGTCGCCTGCGGCCTCGCCGGCGACCGGGTGATCCTGGGCGGCAAGTGCGTCACGGTGATCGTGGGGGAATTCGCGCTGTGA
- a CDS encoding type II toxin-antitoxin system VapC family toxin, whose protein sequence is MPGILLDTHTLFWLVSGEEELLEEALVAIGENQEAGTLFVSPVTAWELSIATKKNRVAGRPHLGEDSPGRWFREAVRVTGAKIVPIRQRISCEAAEVVTITGHRDPGDCFLIATARVRRIPLVTRDGIIRAIAGEKPDYLDVIGC, encoded by the coding sequence TTGCCCGGGATTCTTCTCGATACGCACACGCTTTTCTGGCTTGTGAGTGGCGAGGAGGAGCTTCTTGAAGAAGCGTTGGTAGCGATTGGTGAAAATCAGGAAGCAGGAACGCTGTTCGTGTCGCCGGTTACCGCTTGGGAGCTATCCATTGCGACCAAGAAGAATCGGGTGGCTGGCCGGCCGCATTTGGGAGAGGATTCTCCCGGCCGTTGGTTTCGAGAAGCGGTACGGGTTACCGGGGCGAAGATTGTCCCTATCCGTCAGCGTATCTCATGCGAGGCGGCTGAAGTGGTAACCATCACCGGCCACAGGGATCCGGGAGACTGTTTCCTCATAGCCACGGCGCGTGTGCGGCGGATACCTCTCGTCACGCGAGATGGAATTATCCGGGCAATTGCGGGGGAAAAACCTGACTATCTCGATGTGATTGGATGCTGA
- a CDS encoding MerR family transcriptional regulator: protein MLAKPGPSLRSAEAARRLGVSGKALRLYEAQGLVRAERTAAGWRVYGPEQIARLHQILALKSFGFPLARIAQLLSGGLPDLAAFLALHEQVLRQEAARIDQALRLLGAAQARLAAQGGLSSDDLMDLTKETVMTDTPDETLAAAYENIAARHFTSEDRATLAANGYAGMAMPDTGWDALLAEAGRLIRAGDPGSPEAMDLARRWMGKVFEATGGDPALTRKLRDVARETHEQPAFAAASPSSNAMMDFVAQAYGAAIAAGLMPKPEG from the coding sequence GTGTTGGCCAAGCCTGGTCCGTCTCTCCGCTCCGCCGAAGCCGCGCGCCGCCTGGGCGTCAGCGGCAAGGCGCTGCGCCTCTACGAGGCACAGGGCCTGGTCCGGGCCGAGCGGACCGCGGCGGGATGGCGCGTCTATGGGCCCGAGCAGATCGCCCGGCTCCACCAGATCCTCGCGCTCAAGAGCTTCGGCTTCCCGCTCGCGCGGATCGCCCAGCTCCTCTCCGGCGGACTGCCCGACCTGGCGGCCTTCCTCGCGCTGCACGAGCAGGTGCTGCGCCAGGAGGCCGCACGCATCGACCAGGCGCTGCGGCTCCTGGGGGCGGCGCAGGCCCGGCTGGCTGCACAAGGCGGCCTTTCCTCGGACGACCTGATGGACCTGACCAAGGAAACCGTGATGACCGATACGCCCGACGAAACCCTCGCCGCCGCCTATGAAAACATTGCCGCCAGGCATTTCACTTCCGAGGATCGCGCGACGCTCGCCGCCAATGGCTATGCCGGCATGGCGATGCCCGATACCGGCTGGGACGCGCTGCTCGCCGAGGCGGGGCGTTTGATACGGGCCGGCGACCCCGGCTCGCCCGAGGCGATGGACCTCGCCCGGCGCTGGATGGGCAAGGTGTTCGAGGCGACCGGCGGCGATCCGGCGCTGACCCGCAAGCTGCGCGACGTCGCCCGCGAGACGCACGAGCAGCCCGCCTTCGCCGCCGCCTCGCCTTCGTCGAACGCGATGATGGATTTCGTCGCCCAGGCCTATGGCGCGGCGATCGCGGCGGGACTCATGCCCAAGCCGGAGGGCTGA
- the mnmA gene encoding tRNA 2-thiouridine(34) synthase MnmA, protein MIAGDFQLEGPMQARRIVVAMSGGVDSSVVAALAAATGAETIGVTLQLYDHGEAVGRAGSCCAGRDIRDARAVCDRLGIAHYVFDHASSFKREVIDDFADEYLAGRTPIPCVKCNMGPKFTDLFALARDLGADCLATGHYVRRVVGPAGAELHRAQDPARDQSYFLFATTAAQLDFLRFPLGGMPKPLVRELAAELGLGVAGKPDSQDICFVPDGDYASLVKKLRPEAETGGEIVDEGGKVLGRHKGLIHFTVGQRRGLEIGGAAEPYYVLRLDPASKQVIVGPKRALAVRAARIEGINWLGGDHAGPLTAKVRSLAKPVPARLEDGRVVFESPEYGVAPGQAAVLYAGDRVLGGGWIAETERAELLPA, encoded by the coding sequence ATGATCGCAGGAGACTTCCAGCTCGAAGGGCCGATGCAGGCCCGCCGCATCGTCGTCGCCATGTCCGGCGGCGTCGACTCTTCGGTGGTGGCCGCGCTCGCCGCCGCCACCGGCGCGGAGACGATCGGCGTCACGCTGCAGCTCTACGACCACGGCGAAGCGGTGGGCCGCGCCGGCTCGTGCTGCGCCGGCCGCGACATCCGCGACGCGCGCGCCGTCTGCGACAGGCTGGGCATCGCGCATTATGTCTTCGACCACGCCTCGAGCTTCAAGCGCGAGGTGATCGACGATTTCGCGGACGAATATCTCGCCGGCCGCACGCCGATCCCGTGCGTGAAATGCAACATGGGGCCCAAGTTCACCGACCTGTTCGCGCTCGCCCGCGACCTGGGCGCGGACTGCCTCGCCACCGGCCATTATGTCCGCCGCGTCGTCGGCCCGGCCGGCGCCGAGCTGCACCGCGCGCAGGATCCGGCGCGCGACCAGAGCTATTTCCTGTTCGCCACCACCGCGGCGCAGCTCGATTTCCTGCGCTTCCCGCTCGGCGGCATGCCCAAGCCGCTGGTGCGCGAGCTCGCCGCCGAGCTCGGGCTGGGCGTGGCGGGCAAGCCCGACAGCCAGGATATCTGCTTCGTCCCCGATGGCGACTATGCCTCGCTGGTCAAGAAGCTGCGCCCCGAGGCGGAGACCGGCGGCGAGATCGTCGACGAGGGCGGCAAGGTGCTCGGCCGCCACAAGGGGCTGATCCACTTCACCGTCGGCCAGCGCCGCGGACTCGAGATCGGCGGCGCGGCGGAGCCCTATTATGTGCTGCGCCTCGATCCGGCATCGAAGCAGGTGATCGTCGGCCCCAAGCGCGCGCTTGCGGTGCGGGCGGCGCGAATCGAGGGGATCAACTGGCTGGGCGGCGACCATGCCGGCCCGCTCACCGCCAAGGTGCGCAGCCTCGCCAAGCCGGTGCCGGCGCGGCTCGAGGACGGGCGCGTGGTGTTCGAGTCGCCCGAATATGGCGTGGCGCCCGGCCAGGCCGCGGTGCTCTATGCCGGCGACCGGGTGCTCGGCGGCGGCTGGATCGCCGAGACCGAACGCGCCGAGCTGCTGCCGGCCTGA
- a CDS encoding DUF1153 domain-containing protein — translation MIENQKIRPAKVIGPLGEPLTLDTLPPPETTRWVVRRKAEVVAAVNGGLLSVDEVCERYGLTVEEFAGWQRAIDRSGMPGLRVTRIQHYRSLYERQQKY, via the coding sequence ATGATTGAGAACCAGAAGATCCGTCCGGCGAAAGTGATTGGCCCGCTCGGCGAGCCGCTGACGCTGGATACGCTTCCCCCGCCCGAGACGACTCGCTGGGTCGTGCGCCGCAAGGCCGAAGTGGTGGCAGCGGTGAATGGCGGCCTGCTCAGTGTCGACGAAGTGTGCGAGCGCTACGGCCTGACGGTCGAGGAGTTTGCCGGCTGGCAGCGCGCGATCGACCGGTCGGGCATGCCGGGCCTGCGCGTCACCCGCATCCAGCATTATCGCTCGCTCTACGAGCGCCAGCAGAAATACTGA
- a CDS encoding GlsB/YeaQ/YmgE family stress response membrane protein — protein sequence MGLIVWLVIGGVVGWLASIVMRTDGQQGIFLNIVVGIVGAFVGGWLFGGGDINSGVITPTTFLVSLVGAIILLAIVNLVRRGSLR from the coding sequence GTGGGTCTTATCGTTTGGCTTGTCATCGGCGGTGTCGTCGGTTGGCTTGCCAGCATCGTGATGCGTACCGATGGCCAGCAGGGCATCTTTCTCAATATCGTCGTCGGGATCGTCGGCGCCTTTGTCGGCGGCTGGCTGTTCGGCGGCGGCGACATCAACAGTGGCGTGATCACTCCGACCACGTTCCTGGTGTCACTGGTCGGCGCGATCATCCTGCTCGCGATCGTCAACCTGGTTCGCCGCGGCTCGCTGCGCTAA
- a CDS encoding SIMPL domain-containing protein (The SIMPL domain is named for its presence in mouse protein SIMPL (signalling molecule that associates with mouse pelle-like kinase). Bacterial member BP26, from Brucella, was shown to assemble into a channel-like structure, while YggE from E. coli has been associated with resistance to oxidative stress.) — protein sequence MIRVALAASTALFVVAALPAAAQTEARPVLLDGTVLDISATGTSTRVPDLAVIQAGVVTQAATAAAAMQQNNAQMARVLAALRKAGIAERDIQTSRIGLSPQYRYADNKPPVITGYQATNQLSIRFRDVAKSGAILDALVSEGANDISGPNLTIDKPEAAQDEARVDAIKQARARAELYAQAAGLKVDRILAISESGSLPPAPAPMMMRAKAGMVADSLEVLAGERELSVNVSVRFLLK from the coding sequence ATGATCCGTGTTGCCCTTGCCGCCTCTACCGCACTGTTCGTGGTCGCGGCGCTGCCCGCTGCCGCGCAGACCGAGGCGCGCCCGGTGCTGCTCGACGGGACGGTGCTCGACATCAGCGCCACCGGCACCAGCACCCGCGTGCCCGATCTGGCGGTGATCCAGGCCGGCGTCGTCACCCAGGCGGCGACCGCTGCCGCGGCGATGCAGCAGAACAATGCGCAGATGGCCAGGGTCCTGGCGGCGCTGCGCAAGGCCGGGATCGCCGAGCGCGACATCCAGACCTCGCGGATCGGCCTCAGCCCGCAATATCGCTATGCCGACAACAAGCCGCCGGTGATCACCGGCTACCAGGCGACCAACCAGCTCTCGATCCGCTTCCGCGACGTCGCGAAGAGCGGCGCGATCCTCGATGCGCTGGTGAGCGAGGGCGCCAACGACATCTCCGGGCCGAACCTCACCATCGACAAGCCCGAAGCGGCGCAGGACGAGGCGCGGGTGGACGCGATCAAGCAGGCGCGGGCGCGCGCCGAGCTCTATGCCCAGGCGGCGGGGCTCAAGGTCGATCGCATCCTGGCGATCTCGGAGAGCGGTTCGCTGCCGCCGGCACCGGCGCCGATGATGATGCGGGCCAAGGCCGGCATGGTCGCCGACAGCCTGGAGGTGCTCGCCGGCGAGCGCGAGCTGAGCGTCAACGTCTCGGTGCGCTTCCTGCTCAAATGA
- a CDS encoding GlsB/YeaQ/YmgE family stress response membrane protein: protein MPHGILGWLLIGLVAGVLGKLIMPGKDPGGIIVTILIGIAGALIAFYLSPMLGLDVTQSTWRSYAAATAGSVVLLALYRLIMVRRA, encoded by the coding sequence ATGCCGCATGGTATTCTAGGGTGGCTGCTCATTGGCCTTGTCGCCGGTGTGCTGGGCAAGCTGATCATGCCGGGCAAGGATCCCGGCGGGATCATCGTGACGATTCTGATCGGCATCGCCGGCGCGCTGATCGCCTTCTATCTGTCGCCGATGCTCGGGCTCGACGTGACGCAGAGCACCTGGCGCTCCTATGCCGCCGCCACCGCCGGCTCGGTGGTGCTGCTGGCGCTGTATCGGCTGATCATGGTGCGCCGCGCCTGA
- a CDS encoding efflux RND transporter periplasmic adaptor subunit, translating to MNYEAGMFGRQERLEYTGDEAPKSRRWLWITLAVVAVIAIAAFFMMGKQDGAAGKQAAAKNASKANSQIPTVTVAIPGRQSIQEVISGTGSLAAKREMPVGVAGEGGLVTRVFVEPGVWVNKGQVLATVDRSVQVQTAESLGASVRVAEADARLAQANLERAQKLVSGGFISKADIDQKTATRDQANARVRVARAQLAETQARNGRLDIRAPEAGLVLTRQVEPGQIVSAGSGVLFRMAMGGQMELRAQLAEADLQRTRVGSTAQVTPTGSTQVFSGSVWQVSPVIDPNTRQGIARIQLSYNPALRPGGFASAQIITGSNSAVILPQSAIQSDAQGNYVYTLDGKDQAIRTPVTTGEVTDAGVSITQGLSGSERVVMTAGAFLNPGQKVIPQLLKKQ from the coding sequence ATGAATTACGAGGCAGGGATGTTCGGACGACAGGAGCGGCTGGAGTATACGGGTGACGAGGCGCCGAAGTCGCGGCGCTGGCTTTGGATCACCCTGGCCGTGGTGGCGGTGATCGCCATCGCCGCCTTCTTCATGATGGGCAAGCAGGACGGCGCCGCGGGCAAGCAGGCCGCCGCCAAGAATGCGTCCAAGGCGAACTCCCAGATCCCGACCGTCACGGTCGCGATCCCGGGCCGCCAGTCGATCCAGGAAGTGATCAGCGGCACCGGCAGCCTGGCCGCCAAGCGCGAGATGCCGGTGGGTGTCGCCGGCGAGGGCGGCCTGGTCACGCGCGTCTTCGTCGAGCCGGGCGTCTGGGTGAACAAGGGCCAGGTGCTCGCCACGGTCGATCGCTCGGTGCAGGTGCAGACCGCCGAATCGCTCGGCGCGTCGGTGCGCGTCGCCGAAGCCGATGCGCGGCTCGCCCAGGCCAATCTCGAGCGTGCGCAGAAGCTCGTCTCAGGCGGCTTCATCTCGAAGGCGGACATCGACCAGAAGACCGCGACCCGCGACCAGGCCAATGCCCGTGTCCGCGTCGCCCGCGCCCAGCTCGCCGAGACCCAGGCCCGCAACGGCCGCCTCGACATCCGCGCGCCGGAAGCCGGGCTGGTGCTCACCCGCCAGGTCGAGCCGGGCCAGATCGTCAGCGCCGGTTCGGGCGTGCTCTTCCGCATGGCGATGGGCGGCCAGATGGAGCTGCGCGCGCAGCTTGCCGAGGCCGACCTCCAGCGCACCCGCGTCGGCTCGACCGCGCAGGTGACGCCGACCGGCAGCACCCAGGTGTTCAGCGGCTCGGTGTGGCAGGTCTCGCCGGTGATCGATCCGAACACCCGCCAGGGCATTGCCCGCATCCAGCTGAGCTACAACCCGGCGCTCCGCCCGGGCGGCTTCGCCAGCGCGCAGATCATCACCGGCTCGAACAGCGCGGTGATCCTGCCCCAGTCGGCGATCCAGAGCGATGCGCAGGGCAACTATGTCTACACGCTCGATGGCAAGGACCAGGCGATCCGCACCCCCGTCACCACCGGTGAAGTCACCGATGCGGGCGTGTCGATCACCCAGGGGCTGAGCGGCAGCGAGCGCGTGGTGATGACCGCGGGCGCGTTCCTCAATCCCGGCCAGAAGGTCATCCCCCAGCTCCTCAAGAAGCAGTAA
- a CDS encoding efflux RND transporter permease subunit, giving the protein MSFRNISAWAIRNPVPPIVLFLFLTVAGLVSFNRMDVNNNPDIDFPIVWISISQPGAAPSELETQITQQVESAVRSLQGIDEINSTVTEGNSQTVVQLAIGTPIDRAVEDVRSAIQQVRGNLPDGILEPQIGRVDSASDNDIASFTAIAPDMTVEQLSWYIDNTVAKSLLSIEGMSAVNRNGGVNREIRVQIDPAKLQAYGLTASQVNQQLRAVNMNAAGGRAEISGYEQSVRVLGNAKDAYTLGETQISVGNGRTIRLSDIANVQDSYAELRSTARFNGHSVISFDIQRAKGASDVTIYHEAQKKLDQLEKNNDKVHFELLANWSKYAEQQYDSAMEAMIEGAVLAVIVVLIFLRDWRATVISALAIPLSSIPAFWFMDLLGFTLNQMTLLALSLVAGVLVDDAIVEIENIVRHMRMGKSAYQASIDAADEIGIAVLATTMSIVAVFLPVGLMPGISGQFFKNFGLTVVASVLMSLAVARLVTPMIAAYFLKAHGEAKHGDNMLMRGYVKLLRWTLRHRWAAIVGFCASLALTIGMFFILPMTFQPTQDEDQVTVNVEMVPGTTLEQTDRIVHQVAERLRPEPNVENLYERASVGSGRVLVKLKDKRTETSDEFTRRLAPDLLKIPDARVGFRAQGGWGSSGRALTVTLGGEDPVLLTQTALKLVEQMSKMPEVVAPRIAGDLNRPEIVIKPRLDLAANLGVTTAALSSAIRIATLGDIDQNSAKFSLSDRQIPIRVALEENARAKLDTIKNLPVQTQNGGSVQLGTVADIAFGTGPTKIERLNLQRRVVVGADLATDPKTGKAVVSGVALQKIHELPVMKALPIGVAEMTVGNQKWQAEMVKNFIIALMSGVFLVFAVLVLLYRRFMSPLVNMGSLLNAPLGGLLALWIAGQPISMPVLIGALMLFGIVAKNSILLVDFALEEMAKGVDKFTAIVDAGHKRAQPIVMTTVAMVAGMIPTALSLNGDSSWRAPMGITVIGGLILSTLLTLVMVPALFSLAVGLEHWLGPKLSRRLLTYKPGDDGSRVIGQSHGGGTIEHKPGDDAPQPAE; this is encoded by the coding sequence ATGAGCTTCCGGAATATCTCCGCCTGGGCGATCCGGAACCCGGTTCCGCCGATCGTCCTGTTCCTCTTCCTCACGGTGGCTGGCCTGGTCAGCTTCAACCGGATGGACGTGAACAACAATCCGGACATCGATTTCCCGATCGTCTGGATCTCGATCAGCCAGCCGGGCGCCGCCCCGAGCGAGCTCGAGACGCAGATCACCCAGCAGGTGGAAAGCGCCGTGCGCAGCCTGCAGGGCATCGACGAGATCAACTCGACGGTGACCGAGGGCAATTCGCAGACCGTCGTCCAGCTCGCGATCGGCACCCCGATCGACCGCGCGGTGGAAGACGTGCGCAGCGCGATCCAGCAGGTTCGCGGCAACCTGCCCGACGGCATCCTCGAGCCGCAGATCGGCCGCGTCGATTCGGCGAGCGACAACGATATCGCCAGCTTCACCGCGATCGCGCCCGACATGACCGTCGAGCAGCTCAGCTGGTACATCGACAACACGGTCGCCAAGAGCCTGCTCTCGATCGAGGGCATGTCCGCGGTGAACCGCAATGGCGGCGTCAACCGCGAGATCCGCGTCCAGATCGACCCGGCCAAGCTCCAGGCGTACGGCCTCACCGCCAGCCAGGTGAACCAGCAGCTGCGCGCGGTGAACATGAACGCCGCCGGCGGCCGCGCCGAGATTTCCGGATACGAGCAGTCGGTCCGCGTGCTCGGCAACGCCAAGGACGCCTATACGCTCGGCGAGACGCAGATCTCGGTCGGCAATGGCCGCACCATCCGCCTGTCCGACATCGCCAACGTGCAGGACAGCTATGCCGAGCTGCGCAGCACCGCGCGATTCAACGGCCATTCGGTGATCTCGTTCGACATCCAGCGCGCCAAGGGCGCGTCGGACGTGACGATCTATCACGAGGCCCAGAAGAAGCTCGATCAGCTCGAGAAGAACAACGACAAGGTCCATTTCGAGCTGCTCGCCAACTGGAGCAAATACGCCGAGCAGCAATATGATTCGGCGATGGAAGCGATGATCGAGGGCGCCGTGCTCGCCGTCATCGTGGTGCTGATCTTCCTGCGCGACTGGCGCGCGACGGTGATCTCGGCGCTCGCCATCCCGCTTTCGTCGATCCCGGCCTTCTGGTTCATGGACCTGCTCGGCTTCACGCTGAACCAGATGACGCTGCTCGCGCTTTCGCTGGTCGCCGGCGTGCTGGTCGACGATGCGATCGTGGAGATCGAGAACATCGTGCGCCACATGCGGATGGGCAAATCCGCCTATCAGGCATCGATCGACGCGGCCGACGAGATCGGCATCGCCGTGCTCGCCACCACCATGTCGATCGTCGCGGTGTTCCTGCCGGTCGGCCTGATGCCGGGCATCTCGGGCCAGTTCTTCAAGAATTTCGGCCTCACCGTCGTCGCCTCGGTGCTGATGAGCCTTGCCGTCGCGCGTCTCGTCACGCCGATGATCGCGGCCTATTTCCTCAAGGCGCATGGCGAGGCCAAGCACGGCGACAACATGCTGATGCGCGGCTATGTGAAGCTGCTGCGCTGGACGCTGCGGCACCGCTGGGCGGCGATCGTCGGCTTCTGCGCCTCGCTCGCGCTGACGATCGGCATGTTCTTCATCCTGCCGATGACCTTCCAGCCGACCCAGGACGAGGACCAGGTCACCGTCAATGTCGAGATGGTGCCGGGCACCACGCTCGAGCAGACCGACCGCATCGTCCACCAGGTCGCCGAGCGCCTGCGCCCCGAGCCGAACGTCGAGAATCTCTATGAGCGTGCCAGCGTCGGCTCGGGCCGCGTGCTGGTGAAGCTCAAGGACAAGCGCACCGAGACCAGCGACGAATTCACGCGTCGCCTGGCCCCCGACCTGCTCAAGATCCCCGATGCCCGGGTCGGCTTCCGCGCCCAGGGCGGCTGGGGCTCGAGCGGCCGCGCGCTGACGGTGACGCTGGGCGGCGAGGATCCCGTGCTGCTCACCCAGACCGCGCTCAAGCTGGTCGAGCAGATGTCGAAGATGCCGGAAGTCGTCGCGCCGCGGATCGCGGGCGACCTCAACCGGCCGGAGATCGTGATCAAGCCCCGCCTCGACCTGGCGGCGAACCTCGGTGTCACCACCGCGGCGCTGTCCAGCGCGATCCGCATCGCGACGCTGGGCGACATCGACCAGAACAGCGCCAAGTTCTCGCTGTCCGATCGCCAGATCCCGATCCGCGTGGCGCTGGAGGAGAATGCCCGCGCCAAGCTCGACACGATCAAGAACCTGCCGGTGCAGACGCAGAATGGCGGTTCGGTCCAGCTCGGCACCGTGGCGGACATCGCCTTCGGCACGGGCCCGACCAAGATCGAGCGCCTGAACCTGCAGCGCCGCGTCGTCGTCGGTGCCGACCTGGCGACCGATCCCAAGACCGGCAAGGCCGTCGTCTCGGGCGTCGCGCTCCAGAAGATCCACGAGCTGCCGGTGATGAAGGCGCTGCCGATCGGCGTCGCGGAAATGACCGTGGGCAACCAGAAGTGGCAGGCGGAGATGGTGAAGAACTTCATCATCGCGCTGATGTCGGGCGTGTTCCTGGTCTTCGCGGTGCTGGTGCTGCTCTATCGCCGCTTCATGTCGCCGCTGGTCAACATGGGCTCGCTGCTCAACGCGCCGCTGGGCGGGCTGCTCGCGCTGTGGATCGCCGGCCAGCCGATCTCGATGCCGGTGCTGATCGGCGCGCTGATGCTGTTCGGCATCGTCGCGAAGAACTCGATCCTGCTCGTCGACTTCGCGCTGGAGGAGATGGCCAAGGGCGTCGACAAGTTCACCGCGATCGTCGACGCCGGGCACAAGCGCGCCCAGCCGATCGTGATGACCACGGTGGCAATGGTCGCGGGCATGATCCCGACGGCGCTGTCGCTCAACGGCGACAGCTCGTGGCGCGCGCCGATGGGCATCACCGTGATCGGCGGCCTGATCCTGTCGACGCTGCTCACGCTGGTGATGGTGCCGGCGCTGTTCAGCCTCGCGGTCGGCCTCGAGCACTGGCTCGGACCGAAGCTGTCGCGCCGCCTGCTCACCTACAAGCCGGGCGACGATGGCAGCCGGGTGATCGGCCAGTCGCATGGCGGCGGGACGATCGAGCACAAGCCCGGGGACGACGCGCCGCAGCCTGCGGAGTGA